In Patescibacteria group bacterium, the DNA window GTCGGGTTAGTAAAATCCGTGATCCGCGGCTATCCGTAAGAATCCGTGGCTATCCGTTTTTAAGTAATTTTAATCCCATTCACCAAAAGAATCGTGGCCAACAACCCAAGCACCGCGTAAGTCTCCACCATTGCCGATAAAATAATCGCCTTGCCAGCGTCACCCGGTTGTTTAGCGACCACATTCATGCCAGCAACAGAAACCTTTCCCTGGAAAAGTCCGGAGAAAAGGCCAGCCAAAGCAATGGGTAAGCAAGCAGCTAATATTTGCCAGCCCATGGCATTGGTGAGTTCCACAACCTCGCCCCCCAAAAGACCGATTTTTTGCAAAACCATAATCGCAGCCAGAAAACCATAAATACCCTGGGTACCGGGTAGAGCTTGGAGCAGGAGCACTTTACCAAATTTTTCCGGCTCCTCGCTAATTAAGCCAGCTCCGGTTTGGCCGGCCTTTCCTACACCTAAAATCGAGCCAATGCCGGCCAATATAACGGCCAAAGCCGCGCCGAGAATTGCTAATGCAAGTCCAATAGTCATATATTTTTTTTCCTTTCAAAAGACGAATTTACACGAATTTTGTACACAAATTTCACTAATCACGAATACATTTGAGTTATTAGAGCTCATTAGAG includes these proteins:
- a CDS encoding V-type ATP synthase subunit K, whose translation is MTIGLALAILGAALAVILAGIGSILGVGKAGQTGAGLISEEPEKFGKVLLLQALPGTQGIYGFLAAIMVLQKIGLLGGEVVELTNAMGWQILAACLPIALAGLFSGLFQGKVSVAGMNVVAKQPGDAGKAIILSAMVETYAVLGLLATILLVNGIKIT